A region from the Limibacillus sp. genome encodes:
- a CDS encoding helix-turn-helix domain-containing protein encodes MSTPEAISRALAQNLVAIRKERAYTLDQLATLAKVSKGMLVQVEQGRTNPSINTLCRIANALNVSVPRLIEVKDEPEVMIVSISESAHLSKSERGSRATALMGYEGGSVVELWDSVIAPNDQFEGGPRITGAVEILIVLQGELTLELEGRSFSIPANSAVRFPGDYKHVCANRGEAELHFTRITIEPNKHALKA; translated from the coding sequence ATGAGCACGCCTGAAGCTATCAGCCGTGCGCTTGCGCAAAACCTAGTCGCGATCCGCAAGGAACGCGCCTACACGCTCGATCAACTCGCTACTCTGGCGAAGGTTAGCAAGGGGATGCTTGTTCAGGTCGAGCAGGGCCGGACCAACCCTTCGATTAATACTCTCTGTCGAATCGCCAACGCACTGAACGTCAGCGTTCCGCGTCTGATCGAGGTTAAAGACGAACCCGAAGTGATGATTGTCTCAATTTCCGAGAGCGCCCACCTCTCGAAATCTGAGAGGGGCAGCCGTGCTACCGCGTTAATGGGATACGAGGGCGGCTCGGTCGTCGAGCTTTGGGACTCGGTGATTGCGCCGAACGACCAGTTTGAGGGCGGGCCGCGCATCACGGGTGCAGTCGAGATTCTCATCGTCTTGCAGGGCGAACTTACGCTCGAACTCGAGGGGCGCAGCTTCTCTATTCCGGCCAACTCTGCGGTTCGTTTCCCCGGAGATTACAAGCACGTCTGCGCCAACAGAGGCGAGGCCGAGTTGCACTTCACCAGGATAACGATTGAGCCAAACAAGCACGCCTTGAAAGCCTGA
- a CDS encoding class I SAM-dependent methyltransferase: MTEKVARHYAGGVDIVAAIEQGLEALGRSTGSVTTLDLAAVDEFHIRGRKATLELGERMRLDASSHVLDIGSGLGGPARTLAERYGCRVTGIDLTEAFCRTAEVLSGWVGLGERVSFRQGDATAMAFEDGSFDAAMTIHVAMNIAAKDALYAQARRVLKPGGLFAVYDVLQGEGGEVIFPVPWAREPSISHLATPEEMEALLTAAGFSILEREDSTEESLAWFQKRLEALRKSGKPPLSLQLFLGDDLPEMTVNQVKNLQERRIRTVTYICRA, translated from the coding sequence ATGACCGAAAAGGTTGCCCGGCATTACGCCGGCGGAGTGGACATCGTGGCCGCGATCGAACAGGGCCTTGAGGCTCTTGGCCGATCCACTGGGAGCGTGACCACCCTCGACCTTGCCGCCGTCGACGAGTTCCATATCCGCGGCCGCAAGGCGACCCTGGAGCTTGGGGAGCGCATGAGGCTCGACGCAAGCTCCCATGTGCTGGATATCGGCAGCGGTCTTGGCGGCCCGGCCCGAACCCTCGCCGAGCGATACGGCTGCCGCGTCACGGGGATCGACCTGACTGAGGCCTTCTGCCGGACGGCAGAGGTTCTTTCGGGCTGGGTTGGTCTTGGCGAGCGGGTTTCCTTCCGGCAGGGCGACGCCACCGCCATGGCCTTTGAAGACGGCAGCTTCGACGCGGCCATGACGATCCACGTCGCCATGAACATCGCGGCCAAGGACGCCCTCTATGCGCAAGCAAGGCGCGTCTTGAAGCCGGGCGGCCTCTTCGCGGTCTACGATGTCCTTCAGGGCGAGGGAGGGGAGGTGATCTTCCCGGTCCCCTGGGCGCGGGAACCCTCGATCAGCCACCTCGCCACGCCCGAGGAGATGGAGGCCCTGCTAACCGCTGCCGGCTTCTCGATCCTGGAACGCGAGGACTCGACAGAGGAAAGCCTGGCTTGGTTTCAGAAGAGGCTGGAGGCTCTCCGGAAATCCGGCAAGCCCCCGCTCTCCCTGCAGCTCTTCTTGGGCGATGATCTTCCGGAGATGACCGTCAATCAGGTCAAGAACCTCCAGGAGCGGCGGATCCGCACGGTCACCTACATCTGCCGGGCCTGA